The region TTGTCAAAAGTCAGCTCCACACCGTCCAGCCCCTGGCTGTCAATGCCGGTAAATCCTAGAATATGAGCGGCTACATTGTCGTGGGGATAATAACGCTGACTTTCCTGAGTCAGACCAATTCCCGGCAAATTAAGCATCTTTACGGCTTTAGCGGTATTTGCATCAATCTTGCGTTTGACCCACATAAAAGCCTGCCGCTTTTTTAATTTTGCCGCCAAATTATTGGCATCCAACGCTAAAATAGCAGCCAGTTTGGCTGCTGTTTCTTCAGGATCGCGTATTTCGGCGGGGATGGCATAGACGGACTCGGTACTAATACTTACTGCCAGTTCTCTGCCGTTCCGGTCAAAAATAATACCTCGCTTAGCCTCGACGGGAATATCTCTCACCCGCTGGTCTACGGCATTCTCGGCCAACCAGGCGCTTTTATAAAATTGTAAATAGGCTAAACGACAGACAAGCCCTGCCATAATGACCGTGGCACAAAGAAACAGAATAGCCACTCTCTTCCGAACGGTAACATGGGACGAAGTAGGCGCCACACAATTCTCCCCCATTACTTAGATTAGCGCCCCTTACTCGCCTCCGCCCTGCCGACTGTAAAGAAATTACGAATTTCACCGGCTACGGTACTTCCGGTCGTTCCCTGCGCTTTTTCCGCCGTGTTCGTCGTGTTGGCAGAACAATAGATTCTCTCAGGTACGACCATGCCCAGTTGGCTTGTAGCAATATGCTGGATTCGTTGCGGCGACTTTAGCTTGGCAATATCTAAACGCAGGAGCTCGTTTTCTTTTTCCAATTTCGCCAGTTGCGCTTTCATTTGCACCAAATCGTAGCCGGCCTGTACAATGGCCGCACTTTGTACTGTAACGAGAAGCGCCATTACCGCCGCAATGAATATTGCCGACAGGAAATTCAGCTTTCCCCGTCGCTTAAGCCGGGGACTGGGCGTTTCAACGGGTGGGGCAACTTGCTCTTCATATACAAACCACTCTTGCCGTTTATTCACTAACATATGTATTGACCCTCCCCTTAAATTAGAACAAAATACCGCCACAATCAAACCTTTTCCGCCACGCGTAATTTGGCGCTACGGGCCCGGTGATTATCATCCAGTTCTTTTTCCGTAGGGGTAATCGGCTTGCCTAAAATCTTCACTTTTGGTTTGTTATGACAAACGCAAACTGGCAATTGCGGGGGACACACGCAACCTTTGGCTAATGATTGCAGCGTATGTTTCGCGATGCGGTCTTCCAGTGAATGGAAGGTAATGATGCAAATGCGACCGCCGCATTTTAAAAATTCTACCGCTGAGATAAACGCGTCGTGTAAAATACTAAGCTCATTATTTACCTCAATGCGGATAGCCTGAAAGGTCCGCTTTGCCGGGTGGGGCCCTTCACACCGGGCGGCGGCAGGAATTGCCCGCTTAATAATATCTGTTAGTTGCCCCGTCGTACAAATGGGAGCGGTCATTCTGGCCTGAACAATGAAGCGAGCAATGCGCCGCGCCCAACGCTCTTCACCGTAGTCCCTGATAATCCTGGTTAATTCATCCTCAGAATATGTATTAACCACGTCATAAGCCGAAATGGGCGCCGACGGATCCATGCGCATGTCGAGCGGAGCATCCTGCATGTAGGAAAACCCGCGCTGGGCCACATCAAGCTGATGAGAAGATACCCCTAAATCAAAAAGCACTCCATCTACAGACTCAATACCGAGCGTCGTCAGGATTTGGGATAAATTGCGGAAATTGTCACGCACCAGATCGATCCGGCAGGAAGCCCCGACAAGCCGCGCTTGTCCCGCTGCAATGGCCGCCGGATCCTGATCGATGCCAATCAACCGTCCTTGCGGGTTGAGCCGGCTGGCAATAAGCGCCGAATGACCACCGCCGCCGAGCGTACAATCGACATAAATCCCGGCCGGATTGGTAACAAGTGCTGATACAGTTTCTTCTAAGAGTACCGTTTTATGATAAAACTCCACGACAATCACTCCATCAGATGCCCAAGTCGACCAATTCTTCCGCCATTTGCGCCACTGTCGGGCCAAGTTGGTTGTTATAATCATCCCAGATCTTCTTGCTCCAAATTTCCACGCGGTTAGATACGCCGATAACGACTACATCTTTATCCAGCTGAGCATACTCACGCAGATTATTGGGCAATAGTATCCGGCCCTGTTTATCGCATTCCAGTTCAGCCGCACCGGCAAAGAAGAAACGGACAAAGGCCCGGGCTTCCGGCTTGGCCAACGGCAGTTGCTTAAGCTTGTTTTCTAGGATGGCCCACTCTTCCAGACCGTATACAAACACACAAGTATCCAAGCCTTTAGTGGCGATGAGCCTGTCTCCCAACTCAGCCCGGAATTTAGCCGGTAAAATCAGCCGTCCTTTAGTGTCAATTATATGCAGGTATTCTCCCATCAGCACGGCTGTTTCACCACCTTGCCGGACTTCACCACTTTACACCACTATCCTCCACTTTTTGAATACTTTCGGGTTAAAAAAGAAAAATCCTCCATATTAACGGAGGATTTTAAAGAAATTCTAAAATTAGGAAGAAAGACCTAGTTGCGAATAATCCCTAATCTTTCAAGCAATGGTGCGCCGTTAAGGCGAATTAAAAAACTACGAAAGGTTTTGGCACTTTTAAAAATAGGAATCCGTTCTAGCGCATAAGGATCACTGCTAACACCTGCCTGGCCATAACCAAAGCATCTTCAGCCGAAAGCTTGGTCAGCACCGCGTGACTGGCCGTATGTGAACTGAATGTAAAACCGTCTTTTTGCAATTCCCGTACCTGGTCCCAATTCATATAGTGAGGATCGTTAGACAGTTGTATCCAGCCAAACTATGCCAGGTGCCGGAGCAAATATTTACAACCAGTGATAGCATCGCATTCAATTTTCAATATTGCCTTGTGGTCCATAGCCGTTGGCCCCAAGTTAATGATAGCGGTTTCCCTGCTCAGTTCCGGGAGATAGCAGGCAGGAGCAACCTCCAGGGTTGAGCCGATCACCAGCATAAGGTCGCTGGCACGAGCCAGCCGTTCGGCCTGCCGCCATGTCTCCATCGGTAGTTTATCACCGAACAGCACTATATCGGGCCGCAAGACAGCGCCGCAACAGGCAGAGGTAGGAAGTTGTCCGCTTTGCAGGAAAGCGACTAAAGGCCCGTTCATGTCATACTCTGTTCTACATTCCATACAATAGCCGCGATACAAATTACCATGCAGCTCCCAAACCACCCCGGTACCCGCCCGGCTGTGCAAGCCATCAATATTTTGCGTCAATAGGCCGCGCAACACCCCTTTGGCCAAAAGACGAGCCAGCGCAATATGCGCGGCATTCGGCGTGGCAGCTAAAATAGTTTGGATTAACGGGCGAAGCACTTCGTACGCCTTAGCTGGCTGGCGGCGCATAAATGTCGAAGTAAGTTGAGACAAATCAGTATTAATCCGGTTAATGCCGCGAAAGTCCGGGATACCGCTCGCCGTTGAAATCCCGGCGCCGGTAAGAACAGTTACATGACTGGCCGCCCGCAGGCGCTCTACAAGCTTAGCCAAGTCCCGTGCTATTTGCATACGTCAATCACGCAGCCGTTGGTAATTTGGCGCAGCCTTTCCGGGGCAATGGGCAAGGCCGAGTTAGCGGTACCGGCCGCAGCATAGACGATATCATACTCATATAGGCTTTGGTCCAGATAAACAGGTAGCACTTTAAGAAGGCCTACCGGCGACACTCCACCCGGAGGAAACCCGGTAAATTCCTCCACTATTGCGCTATCGGCAAATTTGACCTTCTTAACTCCTATTGCTTTGGCCAATAGTTTTGTGTTTACTTTTTTGTCGCCGCAAGTAACAACTAATAACGGGTTTCCTTCGGCGATAAAGACAAGGGTCTTAGCAATTTGACCAACGGTAACCCCCAGGGTCTGAGCCGCCATTTCTGCAGTGTGTGTACTGCTGTCAAATAAAATTACCTCTAAATCCGAATACGGCTCCAAGAATTTTTTTACCCGTTCAAGTGGCATAAAACCCCTCCTATTCATCCAATCGTCTAACCTGCAATTTTCTTTGACAGTACCGGCGCGCCAACAGCCGCATCCCGCCAGTTACCGCTTTCCCAATTGAAAAAAGGAACAGAAAAAGCAAAAACCGATTGCCGGCTTTAACGTCTCTTTTTTCTGCAGGCGGAACAATAGCAAAAGCAAGACAAAAACCACTAAGTTCCATGTTGTCTATATTTTGTATTTTAACTATTTGTGACAAAAAATACTAGCCGTCAAATTGCATAGTCAACATTGAAGCAGCCACAATAATAGTGAAAAGCTTACAAGATTCGAACCAAGATTTCTTAAATGCTAGCACATCCTTATTCAACCCGTTTTCAGACAAGCTGACTTCGCTAAATGCCGATGATATTTGACGCTATCAAACGAAGGAATTCCATGACACACTGTCCAATTTTATGATATAATTCTTGTGGCTCTTGTTTTGCCATAATGTTCTATTGAAAGGGGGTTTGAACAGATGCCCGTAATTACCAAAGAGATGAGTATTCTCGAAGTGGTACAAAAATACCCCGAAACAGTAGAAGTTTTCCGTAAATACGGAATGGGTTGTTTTGGCTGAGCGGCGGCTCGTTTCGAGAATATAGAGCAGGGTGCTCTAGCTCATGGGATCGATATTGACGCCTTAATGGCAGACTTAAACAAAGCCGTCCAGCCAAACGGTTGATACTATACGGCCAAGACAAAAAAGACAGGGCATAACGCCTTGTCTTTTTTATTAACCATTTAGCGGATTTACCAGAATGACGCGGGCAATTTCCCGGTCAACTGCCAGTCTGCTGTTGTCAAGACGCAGAACAAAAGCAGGATAAGTTTGCTCTACTTCCACCTCCACCCCTGGAAAAAGCCCAAAAGCGGTTAGTTTATGGATATGTTTTTCTTCCGTTGTCTGCAGGCGGGCCACTCTGCCGCGCTGCCCCGGCTTGAGGCATAATACGGCTATATATTCGGTCATACTTTCCACCTCTTTCATAATCGCAGAGCCGGAAAGGAAACCAGCCAATTAGCGATTATTCCTGACCCCAACGCCGTCGCCGCTATCAACAACACCATCAACAACGAGGCCATCAACCCGCGCTCCTTGATCATTACGGCAAATTGCGCCACACAAGGAACGAATAGCGTTAAAGTCACGGCCGCCACAAAAAGCTGATTGGCGTCCAACAACCCAGCCGCAGCCATGTCATACAGCCCTGCGGCGCCGTAGTCACGCCGGAAAAAACCGAATAAAAACATCTGGGCCGTTTGCGGCGGCAGGCCCAATAACATCATCCAGGGCTTAGCAGCCCCGACAAGGCTCTGAAGAATACCCGCCTTGTCAGCAAACCACAACGCTAAACTGGTGGTTAGAAACACCGGCAATATTTCTACGAAATACCACACCATGCGGGTATAGGCCTTGGTCAATACATTAGACAGTACAGGCAGCCTTAGTGGCGGTAATTCCATATAAAAAGCGCTGCGCCGCCCCGGAACGAGCCGCGCCGCCAGCCATCCTGCCAAACCAAAAACGACGGTAATATAAGCCAACCAGAGCAAAACTGCTTTACCGTTATGGGAGAGTAACGCTAGCACAACCCCCATTTGGGCAGAGCATGGTATCGTTAAGGCCAGGAGGAAGGTAGCCAAGAAACGCTCCCGCCCCGTTTCCAGTGTTCGGGTAACCATTACGGCCATAGAACCGCACCCTAGACCCAACGTTATCGGTATAACGGCCCGGCCGTTTAAGCCAAGCCCGCGAAAGAAACCGTCGACCAACATCGCCAGTCGCGGCAGATACCCGCAATCTTCGAGAAGGGCAAAAGCCAGGAAAAAAGTACCAACAATCGGCAGGATGATGACTACGGCATATCGGACACCGAGGGTAAAAAGGCCATAATCGCCGAGAATTAAAGAGCGCATCCATTCCTCGGGCAAATATGCGAAAACCGCCCTTTCCACCATAGGATTAATGAAATCCGCAAAAAGCCGTTTATCCAGCCAGTCTACCAAAAAACCTGCGCCAAACCGGCCGACAAATTGATATAACCCTAAATATAGAACTAGACACAGTAGCGGCAAGCCGGTCAACGGTTGGCGGACAAACTTATCTATATGCTCAGCTAATCTTGGTTGCCGTTTTTTACCGTACCGGACAATACCTGCCAGGATTTCGTCGACCTGGGCTTGCCGCTCGGCTGCCAAAGCATAGTCCAAACCGTCCGGATAAAGGGCTGCCAA is a window of Sporolituus thermophilus DSM 23256 DNA encoding:
- the ftsL gene encoding cell division protein FtsL, which codes for MLVNKRQEWFVYEEQVAPPVETPSPRLKRRGKLNFLSAIFIAAVMALLVTVQSAAIVQAGYDLVQMKAQLAKLEKENELLRLDIAKLKSPQRIQHIATSQLGMVVPERIYCSANTTNTAEKAQGTTGSTVAGEIRNFFTVGRAEASKGR
- the rsmH gene encoding 16S rRNA (cytosine(1402)-N(4))-methyltransferase RsmH encodes the protein MEFYHKTVLLEETVSALVTNPAGIYVDCTLGGGGHSALIASRLNPQGRLIGIDQDPAAIAAGQARLVGASCRIDLVRDNFRNLSQILTTLGIESVDGVLFDLGVSSHQLDVAQRGFSYMQDAPLDMRMDPSAPISAYDVVNTYSEDELTRIIRDYGEERWARRIARFIVQARMTAPICTTGQLTDIIKRAIPAAARCEGPHPAKRTFQAIRIEVNNELSILHDAFISAVEFLKCGGRICIITFHSLEDRIAKHTLQSLAKGCVCPPQLPVCVCHNKPKVKILGKPITPTEKELDDNHRARSAKLRVAEKV
- the mraZ gene encoding division/cell wall cluster transcriptional repressor MraZ, which codes for MLMGEYLHIIDTKGRLILPAKFRAELGDRLIATKGLDTCVFVYGLEEWAILENKLKQLPLAKPEARAFVRFFFAGAAELECDKQGRILLPNNLREYAQLDKDVVVIGVSNRVEIWSKKIWDDYNNQLGPTVAQMAEELVDLGI
- a CDS encoding polysaccharide deacetylase family protein, with the translated sequence MNWDQVRELQKDGFTFSSHTASHAVLTKLSAEDALVMARQVLAVILMR
- a CDS encoding SIR2 family NAD-dependent protein deacylase, which codes for MQIARDLAKLVERLRAASHVTVLTGAGISTASGIPDFRGINRINTDLSQLTSTFMRRQPAKAYEVLRPLIQTILAATPNAAHIALARLLAKGVLRGLLTQNIDGLHSRAGTGVVWELHGNLYRGYCMECRTEYDMNGPLVAFLQSGQLPTSACCGAVLRPDIVLFGDKLPMETWRQAERLARASDLMLVIGSTLEVAPACYLPELSRETAIINLGPTAMDHKAILKIECDAITGCKYLLRHLA
- a CDS encoding YbaK/EbsC family protein; its protein translation is MPLERVKKFLEPYSDLEVILFDSSTHTAEMAAQTLGVTVGQIAKTLVFIAEGNPLLVVTCGDKKVNTKLLAKAIGVKKVKFADSAIVEEFTGFPPGGVSPVGLLKVLPVYLDQSLYEYDIVYAAAGTANSALPIAPERLRQITNGCVIDVCK
- a CDS encoding DUF1858 domain-containing protein, yielding MPVITKEMSILEVVQKYPETVEVFRKYGMGCFGUAAARFENIEQGALAHGIDIDALMADLNKAVQPNG
- a CDS encoding FeoA family protein translates to MTEYIAVLCLKPGQRGRVARLQTTEEKHIHKLTAFGLFPGVEVEVEQTYPAFVLRLDNSRLAVDREIARVILVNPLNG
- the feoB gene encoding ferrous iron transport protein B codes for the protein MTQHVGKKAVLVGAPNVGKSVLFNNFTGVYVTVSNYPGTTVDIGRGMGRFDGNNWEIIDTPGLYSFIPITEEEKVTRRLLISERPDVVVHVIDAKNIRRMLNMTLQLLEAGLPVILDLNIIDEAERDGVYIKRSLLAEKLGIPVVATSAVHRTGLKELKTAVNRYQYHQPTLPKFSRAIEEALERIAGMLVQDYGMNKRMVALLMLQSDPEMREKLQQEPRVALIRKIIGDLAALYPDGLDYALAAERQAQVDEILAGIVRYGKKRQPRLAEHIDKFVRQPLTGLPLLCLVLYLGLYQFVGRFGAGFLVDWLDKRLFADFINPMVERAVFAYLPEEWMRSLILGDYGLFTLGVRYAVVIILPIVGTFFLAFALLEDCGYLPRLAMLVDGFFRGLGLNGRAVIPITLGLGCGSMAVMVTRTLETGRERFLATFLLALTIPCSAQMGVVLALLSHNGKAVLLWLAYITVVFGLAGWLAARLVPGRRSAFYMELPPLRLPVLSNVLTKAYTRMVWYFVEILPVFLTTSLALWFADKAGILQSLVGAAKPWMMLLGLPPQTAQMFLFGFFRRDYGAAGLYDMAAAGLLDANQLFVAAVTLTLFVPCVAQFAVMIKERGLMASLLMVLLIAATALGSGIIANWLVSFPALRL